One Phragmites australis chromosome 23, lpPhrAust1.1, whole genome shotgun sequence DNA window includes the following coding sequences:
- the LOC133906657 gene encoding uncharacterized protein LOC133906657, which yields MHLSLWKPLSHCAAVLLAKNHRRRGGGGGHGGHGSNGHRDDPSSFLRQLRDALDAASEDGSLCPPPDATGADADAAVSRSRSLARLRAQRDFLRATTLAAAAGPFLSLSDLPLLPHAIATFLAVYPDYASTSDVDRLRVDHYSHLDAPGAGRVCLDYCGFGLFDSGWDSSSSFFTLHELNANLSNHALYGGAEPGTVENDIKERILEYLNVPASEYALVFTVSRGSAFRLLAECYPFESNRRLLTMFDHESQSVNWMAQSARAKGAKTRTAWFRWPTLKLCSTELRKEIVGKRKGRRRDAAVGLFVFPAQSRVTGAKYSYQWMALAQQNGWHVMLDAGALGPKDMDSLGLSLFRPDFIITSFYRVFGADPTGFGCLLIKKSVIGSLQGRNGCNASGMVRIVPVFPQYLSDSVDGFDAFDGLEDDSGTHKDEKPASNAQNASQLPAFSGVYTSAQVRETFESDPGRDSSSDRDGASTIFEETESISMGEVMRSPAFSEDCSSENSFWVDVGQSPLGSEKSSRFKKGKLGSPLPSSWFNGRKSNKRMSPNLTSRISRSPLYDGNVMSFDAAVLSVAQDADCLKEDPEEEIFENGRRNHFRQVSEIQEEPEVEEVACQHAMNGGAEHKESAIRRETEGEFRLLGGRDGNCRFTGGRLFGVEDIDGALSMGSRVSFSMEANIIADRLNRASDGAEASGYTFRNDDGCASDGYDDAQDWGRREPEIICRHIDHVDMMGLNRTTLRLRYLINWLVTSLLQLKLPDSKGGDGVSLVHIYGPKIKYERGAAVAFNVKQSDGAFVNAEVVQKIAERNGISIGIGFLSHIKVDMNHKQLNGALDIPEASFYKNGRRDNKKVTVRIEVVTASLGFLTNFEDVYKMWAFVAKFLDPSFLESERLTIAADCSEGQT from the coding sequence ATGCATCTCTCGCTGTGGAAGCCGCTCTCTCACTGCGCCGCCGTCCTCCTCGCCAAGAAccaccggcggcgcggcggcggcggcgggcacgGTGGCCATGGCAGCAACGGCCACCGTGACGACCCGTCCTCCTTCCTACGGCAGCTGCGGGACGCGCTCGACGCGGCGTCGGAGGACGGTTCCCTCTGCCCGCCGCCGGACGCCACTGGCGCAGACGCGGACGCTGCCGTCTCCCGCTCTCGCTCACTCGCGCGCCTGCGCGCGCAGCGGGACTTCCTCCGCGCCACCACCCTAGCCGCTGCCGCCGGCCcgttcctctccctctccgacCTCCCGCTCCTCCCCCACGCCATCGCCACGTTCCTCGCCGTGTACCCGGACTACGCCTCCACCTCCGACGTCGACCGCCTCCGTGTGGACCATTACTCCCACCTCGACGCCCCCGGTGCTGGCAGGGTCTGCCTAGACTACTGCGGCTTCGGCCTCTTCGACTCGGGCTGggactcctcctcctcgttcTTCACCTTGCATGAGCTCAATGCCAATTTGAGCAACCACGCGCTCTATGGCGGCGCCGAGCCCGGCACGGTTGAGAATGACATCaaggagcgcatcttggagtaCCTGAATGTGCCAGCAAGCGAGTATGCGCTGGTGTTCACAGTGAGCCGAGGGTCAGCGTTCCGGCTGCTTGCTGAGTGCTACCCCTTCGAGAGCAACCGGAGGCTGCTGACCATGTTCGACCATGAGAGCCAATCGGTGAACTGGATGGCGCAGAGCGCCCGGGCAAAGGGTGCCAAGACACGCACCGCATGGTTCCGGTGGCCCACACTGAAGCTCTGCTCGACGGAGCTGCGGAAGGAGATCGTGGGTAAGAGGAAGGGGCGACGACGGGATGCTGCGGTTGGTTTGTTTGTGTTCCCTGCACAGTCTCGGGTGACCGGCGCCAAGTACTCCTACCAGTGGATGGCGCTGGCGCAGCAGAATGGGTGGCATGTGATGCTTGATGCCGGTGCACTTGGTCCCAAAGACATGGATTCGCTGGGGCTCTCGCTGTTCCGGCCGGACTTCATTATCACTTCGTTCTACAGAGTGTTTGGTGCAGACCCGACTGGGTTCGGTTGCCTTCTGATCAAGAAGTCTGTTATTGGGAGCTTGCAGGGGAGGAACGGGTGTAATGCATCGGGGATGGTGAGGATTGTTCCTGTGTTTCCACAGTATCTTAGTGACTCAGTTGATGGATTTGATGCATTTGATGGGCTTGAAGATGACTCCGGCACTCACAAAGATGAAAAGCCAGCATCTAATGCCCAGAATGCGTCGCAGCTGCCAGCATTTTCTGGTGTCTACACGTCTGCTCAGGTCAGAGAGACATTTGAGAGTGATCCTGGTCGTGACAGCAGCTCGGATAGGGATGGGGCGAGCACCATATTTGAAGAAACGGAGAGCATCTCTATGGGTGAGGTCATGAGGAGTCCGGCATTCAGTGAGGACTGCTCATCAGAGAATTCTTTCTGGGTTGATGTTGGCCAAAGCCCATTGGGGTCAGAGAAGTCTAGTCGGTTCAAGAAAGGGAAGCTAGGATCGCCATTACCATCTTCTTGGTTCAATGGAAGAAAGAGTAACAAGAGGATGTCACCAAACTTAACTTCCAGGATATCGAGAAGCCCACTTTATGATGGTAATGTGATGTCCTTTGATGCAGCTGTGCTATCAGTCGCGCAAGATGCAGACTGCCTCAAGGAAGACCCTGAAGAAGAAATCTTTGAGAATGGCCGGAGAAATCATTTTAGGCAGGTTAGTGAGATCCAAGAGGAGCCAGAGGTCGAAGAGGTGGCATGCCAACATGCTATGAACGGTGGTGCAGAGCACAAAGAAAGTGCGATAAGGAGGGAGACTGAGGGGGAATTCCGGCTGCTGGGAGGGAGGGATGGCAACTGCAGATTTACCGGGGGCCGACTCTTCGGTGTTGAAGACATAGACGGAGCTTTAAGCATGGGGAGTAGAGTTTCATTCAGCATGGAGGCTAATATTATTGCTGACAGGCTAAATCGGGCCTCGGATGGTGCTGAAGCTTCTGGATATACATTTCGCAATGATGATGGTTGTGCAAGTGATGGGTATGATGATGCTCAGGACTGGGGCAGGAGGGAACCAGAGATAATTTGCAGGCACATTGATCATGTTGATATGATGGGGCTCAACAGAACTACTCTTAGGTTAAGATACCTGATCAATTGGCTGGTCACCTCACTGTTGCAGCTGAAGTTGCCAGACTCAAAAGGTGGCGATGGAGTCTCTCTTGTCCATATTTATGGTCCAAAAATAAAGTATGAAAGGGGAGCAGCTGTTGCTTTCAATGTGAAGCAAAGTGATGGAGCATTTGTTAATGCCGAAGTTGTTCAGAAGATTGCTGAGAGAAATGGCATCTCTATTGGCATTGGTTTTCTCAGTCATATAAAGGTAGATATGAACCATAAACAGTTAAATGGGGCACTAGATATACCTGAGGCTTCATTTTACAAGAATGGTCGCAGAGACAATAAAAAGGTGACTGTAAGAATTGAAGTTGTGACTGCTTCACTTGGCTTCCTTACTAACTTTGAAGATGTTTACAAGATGTGGGCTTTTGTTGCCAAGTTTCTAGATCCTTCATTTCTGGAAAGTGAACGCCTCACTATTGCTGCTGATTGCTCAGAAGGACAAACTTGA